The Methanophagales archaeon genome includes a region encoding these proteins:
- a CDS encoding glycosyltransferase, which yields MRILLVSTQDYIHHPVPSRHHYIFEELAKRHEVHVPHFHVSRGRARETRLIVHEATKFPFREPILHYTLNAPYQYAIFKRIIKEEGIDVVVAAHIFAGAAVIKAARKYGVPVVFDLKDWFPDSAAAYYKNKVMKWILREGVWRITKHNLDRSDRITTVSPSLVERLKKYGYDAKLITNGVDTDIFKPMDSRAGKRMLGLDEDCFVIGFVGAIERCFELDEVIKALPDVLKYRDDVKLLIVGGSLFTDYEISLKKLVKYMGLSGEIIFTGPIEYKKVPQYIAAMDICLYPLSKYSWP from the coding sequence ATGAGGATACTCTTAGTTTCAACACAGGATTACATACATCATCCAGTGCCTTCAAGGCATCACTACATATTCGAGGAGCTGGCGAAGCGGCATGAGGTGCACGTGCCGCATTTTCATGTGAGTAGAGGCAGAGCGAGAGAGACGAGGTTGATTGTGCACGAAGCCACAAAGTTCCCTTTCAGGGAGCCTATACTGCACTATACTTTGAATGCACCGTATCAGTATGCGATATTCAAGAGGATAATAAAGGAAGAAGGGATAGACGTTGTTGTCGCGGCGCATATATTTGCCGGTGCAGCGGTGATAAAAGCGGCGAGGAAATACGGTGTTCCGGTAGTGTTCGACCTCAAGGACTGGTTTCCGGATTCTGCGGCGGCGTATTATAAAAATAAGGTGATGAAATGGATTTTGAGGGAGGGCGTGTGGCGGATTACGAAACATAATCTCGACAGGAGTGATAGGATAACAACGGTTTCGCCTTCGCTCGTAGAGCGACTGAAGAAATACGGATATGATGCGAAGTTGATTACGAACGGTGTGGATACCGATATTTTTAAGCCGATGGATTCGCGAGCGGGGAAGAGGATGCTTGGACTGGATGAGGATTGTTTTGTGATCGGGTTTGTTGGAGCGATAGAACGGTGTTTTGAGTTAGACGAGGTAATAAAAGCACTTCCTGATGTGTTGAAATATCGAGATGATGTAAAATTATTAATAGTCGGGGGATCATTATTTACAGATTACGAAATATCACTTAAAAAATTAGTTAAATATATGGGACTTAGCGGAGAGATTATATTTACAGGGCCAATAGAATATAAAAAAGTGCCTCAGTATATTGCCGCTATGGATATATGTTTATATCCTTTATCCAAGTATTCATGGCCTG
- a CDS encoding N-acetyltransferase, with amino-acid sequence MSFSASRKASKKNYVIGKSVYIDEDVEIGIGDGVKVQNFVSVYKGVRIEDDVLVGPLVTSTNDLYPRAFSWDVDTLTMTVVKEGASIGANSTIVCGVTIGIGEYAMIGAGSVVMKDVPPFGLVYGNPAELKGFVCYCLRMRITIRISVSWRTHSGTLERY; translated from the coding sequence GTGTCATTCTCAGCGAGCAGGAAAGCATCGAAAAAAAACTACGTGATAGGGAAGAGCGTGTATATAGATGAGGATGTGGAGATCGGAATCGGAGATGGGGTAAAGGTTCAGAATTTCGTTTCTGTTTATAAAGGGGTAAGGATAGAGGACGATGTTTTAGTTGGACCTTTGGTAACGTCCACAAATGATTTGTATCCAAGAGCTTTTAGCTGGGACGTGGATACGCTAACCATGACTGTGGTCAAAGAAGGTGCGAGCATCGGTGCGAACTCAACCATTGTTTGCGGTGTAACAATAGGAATAGGCGAGTATGCGATGATTGGGGCGGGTTCGGTAGTAATGAAGGATGTGCCACCTTTTGGGTTGGTGTATGGCAATCCAGCGGAATTGAAAGGTTTTGTGTGCTACTGTTTACGGATGAGAATAACAATCCGGATTTCAGTATCTTGGAGAACGCATTCAGGAACGCTGGAAAGATATTGA